The DNA window GCCCAGCGGGCATGACGTCCCGCCATATCCGGCTTCCGCATAGGCAGCTCCGCCATTCCCGCGACCGCAGACGCCTTGCCCACAGACGCCTTGCCCACAGACGCCTTGCCCACAGACACCTTGCCCACACGAACCTTGCCCGCCAGCGTATTGCCTCCCATAGCCGGGCGACGCGAACTGCTGGCCGTAGCCAGATGCTGGATCGCCGTAATAGCCAAAAGGCTCCGGCGCCGCGCCATAGTCGCCGCCGGCAAAACCCTTCGCGCCTGGCGACGGGCCGTGATCATGTCCCGCATGGTCATGTCCCGCATGGTCATGTCCCGCATGGTCATGTCCCGCATGGTCATGTCCCGCGTGAGCATCGTCTGCGTAGTCCCGGCTGAACGACGGGTTGGCGCCGGGTGCTTCGAATTCCTGCTGGCCCGGAACGTTCCGCGGGGGTTCGTAAGCGAACGGCGCCGCCGGGTTGAGCGACGGCCGCGTGTTGGCCGGCGACGAATACAGCGGCGGGCGCACGCTCGATGAACCTGCCGCAGCAGGCGAGTTGGCTGGAGCCTGCAGGCCTTCGACCAGCGGCGGCGGATCGCCGGCAAACGGGTTCGCCGAGGGAAGCTGGGCCCAGACAAAGCTGGTAGACAACAGCAAAGGGGCGGCATAAATCATGGTTTGCAGATTCATCTGAGCACTCCATTAAGGGGTTGGCGGAACCTGTTCAAAGCGTTCCGCGGTCATCCATCCCATGAAACTCTAATGCCGTAACGACCGCATTCGCCCGCCGGAGCCCGGAATTGAAATCCCAGGCGCCGTTTGAAGTCTATTCTGTAAAAATTTCACCAACCGCCGGCTGGTGCATCGCTCCAAGCGCCATCAAAAGGATGCGATCGGTATCACTTTGTTACAAAACAGACCGGTACATTTTTCACACAGCCAAGCGTGGCGACTGGCGTCGCACGCGATTCGTGCGAACCGCCAGCGCAGTAAAGCGCGCACGAACATGCGTCAGTAAAGCTGGCGAAAGAGCCGTTCGCCGGGAGCGAATCAGATCAGCAGGATCTGCAGATAAAGATGCCGCCGCAAAGGCGGGCCAGAAGAAATTCGCCAGCAGGTCGCCATCCGCTCCGTCGCCGGCGGACGCGACAAACCGGGAGTGTCGCACGGCCAGACGCCGGCCAGCAGATCGCCCATCAGCTCCGGCGTCGGGGGAGAAGCAGGACCCTTCCACCAATGGCAACCGCCGCCTTCGCAGTCCGAACACGGCTCGCCGGGCGCCTGGCCCGGCGCGCAAGGCTCGCCCGCATCGCAGCGACATCCGGCCCGTTCGCCTCGGTCCTCGGCGTGGTGATGCTGGCAATCCGTTTCCGTCCCGTTCGCAGCCAAATCGACCACATCGTCATGCTGGCAAGGGCCATGATCGCACGCCTGACCATGATGCGCATGGCAACCCAGCGTGGCATGCAGCAACGTGGCCAGGACGATAATCAGGCGAGTGAAACGATGCATATCAGCCGGCCATTTTCCCCAAACGCAACAAGTGGAAGTGAGAAATGCTAAGCCATGTCAGGGGACATTGTCAATCGAACCGGCCGTCCCGCCGCCACGACTGCTCTCGTCGCAAAACAGAGAAACGCCCCGCGTTTGCCGCCAGTCGAACGGCAAACGGGAGCGAAAAACGCGACACCAGGCGAGGAGAAACCCCGGCCTTAGTGATGATGACCCGAGTGGAAATGGTCGTGCCCAGCCGGCCGATAACCCGGGCCGATGTAGCCCCGCGCGGGGTAACGGTGCGTCCGATGCCCATAATCCGGATACCGCTGATGGTAGTCGTCATGGTCGTGCAGCGAACGTCGCGGAGCCAGCTGGTGCAGGTCGTCCTGCATGTGGTGCAGCGTGTCCAGCATCGACGCAATGCACGACCGCATGTACTGGAAGCCGCCCCATTCGCTCGACCTGACACCCCGCCGAGCGATAAAATTCCCCAGGTCGTCGATATGGTGAACCCAGCGATCCAGGTCGTCGATATCGTTGCGCAGATGGACGATATCCCCCCGATCATGCGCCACCCGATGCACATGGGCGGCCAGTTCCTCGATCCGATGCGCGGCCCGATCAATCTGCGGAAAGTACGCGTTCCCCTGCAGATGCGCATGCGTCTCTTCCACGATCTCTTCCGCAAATCGCTGCAGATCGAGCGCCATCTCATCCAGATGTTCGTACGTATCCCCCTGGGCGAACGCCGGAGTTCCCAGGCAGCACATCGCCGTCGCCAGCGCCATCGCCCCGCAACCCCGCATCAAATTTCGGTAAACAAATAACATCCGACAGATCCCCGTAAAAAAGGAAGCGACTTCTCCCCGCCGGCCCGGGCCTCTCCCGCCCCGCCGTCGAGCGGCCTCCTGCAAAAAAAGCATCGCAGCAAGCCTGTCCCCCGCACGCACCGCAAACGGCACGCATGAGGAAGTTAGAAGACGCAACTACCGGGCCAAAACAACCCGCCGCGGCCAGCGTCCGCTCCTTACGCCAGCGAGAATGGCCGCAAGATGTTACATGCGCGGGGGGGAAAACCGGACGGAGAGCGACCGTCGCGAGTAACGCCTGTGCGTGGTCAGATCCGGAGGAGGCCCGCCTTTGCCCGCCGCTTCTCAAGACGGATCGGTGGCCCGATTGCACTTCAGCGTTGTCGGTAAAAATCTTCGATTGTTCGCCTGAGTCCACGCGATCCAACGATCTCGCACTTTTCCAGGTGCTTCTCGACCACATACGGTACGTAGTCCACCTCGCTTACTTCGTCTTCGACGGACGACAAGTAAAACACCCATCCATTCGCCCAGGATTCTGTGAGGTCCACCTGCACTTTGTACTTCCTGCCAAACGCCATCTCGGAAATCGGAAGTTGTTCCTCGTTGATAAATTTCAGCGCATCTTCCTCGGTCCACATGGAACGGCTACTCCGTGGAAATGATGGTATATGCTCTGGTCTCACTGATTTTGGCAAAAACGGACAAAAACGCCACCCAGCAGTGAACTGACAACGGAAAACGAAGCGACAGCGGCCGTCCAATCCAGGCGATCACGCGCCTTGAACAAAATTCGCCGACTCCGGTCTGCGCCAACGTTTGGAGGTCCCCTTTACCTCTCATTTTTCCCACAATGAAATCGTTGACAACGGCCCCCAGGCGAATCAATAATTATAGCGATTTAATAGTGAAAGGGCTGGGCAATTCTGGTTGTCTTGAGTACTTGGGATTAACCTGACCACAACAACGGTTCTCCGAAAGAGAGCACCCTTGCGCGAATCCCTGCATAAGGTCTCGCAGAGAGTAACCCACAGAGAAACAGCTGGCCTGCGCAACGAACCGTGGAAGCGATTTATCCCCTTAGAAATGAAAGAGTCTGACATGCATTCCAACCTGTCAAAACCCTTGCTGTTTATCCTGGCCGCTGCTTTCGTTCTTGGAAACACTCCGTCTTTACACGCACAGCGGCCATACAACGCGAGCTACCGGGCAGACAAACAGGGATCTTACGATGGCGTTCGTTTTATTTACGTAGACTACCAGGGACCGGCTAACGCACAGCTGTGGGCGCAGGCCTTCTCCGACATTTCACGTCATTGCATCAAAGAGAATATCACCCACAGGAAAGGCGGAGATGGCGACTGGTTTCCCGTCCGGGGACTTTCGAATTCCAGACAGGTAATCGTGGGGTACGTCAATGACAAGAACCAGACCTGGAAGTACGTGGTGATTCACCGGATTACTCCGACTCAGGTGCAGTACCTCGTGAACGGAACACAACCGAAAGCACAAGGAAGAGATCCTGGAAATTTCGAAAAGATGTTTGTCGGTTCTTACGTAACTCCCGGCAATCTCGCGTACGGCACACCCGACGCCGTCACCAAACGATACGCTGCGATCCAGATCTGGAAACATGGCCATAACGAGGTTGATGCAGGAGTCACGTTCCGCTTCCTCGCAGAATAAACCGAGCAGAATCCTGGCCCGCTTCTCAAACGTTGGCCTGGCCGCAACATGGGCAACCCGCCAAAAGGAATCGTTCGCCACAGAATTCGCCTGCTACTCAAAGGCGCGCATCGTGATGATCTGCGAGTCAACGTGGAGACTCCGCGTGTCGTCATGATGCGGGCCTATGTAATCCCCTTTGGCGCCGTCGTACAAGGTTACCACGTTCCTTCGAATGTTAGATTGACGCCGTTGGGGGTCGGGAGGACGTGCCACTGGTAGTGGCGTTCTTCCAGTGCACGATGGGATTGGTCGACCGCAGAGGCGGCCAGATACGCCATCCACCAGCCCAGAAAGACTTGCGAGAAGTAGTGGTCGTCGTCGTTGACGCGAGACAGACCGGGCAAGGTGGAAGCCACGTACAGGCCGCCTTTGAGCCACAGGTTATCGGTCATCTTGGCGGCTGAGAGAAAGGGGATCGCCCCCATGAAACTATGCCCGCTCACACCGTTGTTGTCGCTGAGCGGCTTCCATTTGGAGCCGGCGCTCGATTCGCCCGGCCGGGAGCCGCCGGTGGCGTACTGCAGGGCCAGCATGGGCGGTCCGCCGACCAGGATCGTGCGCAACGAACGCTGCCCCCATTCGGCCGTGGCCGATCCCAGCGGCAGGTCGTCGATCAGCGGCTCCGCCAAAGCGGCGGCGGCAAACAGCGGCAATGTGTAGTAGCCGTCGCCCAGGAACTTGGGCTCGTGGATCTTCTCATAGACCTCATCGCTCGGCGCGAGAACGATGTTCTCCAGGTACACATCGCGCACAAAGCCTTCGTCGAAACCGGTGTTCGCCATCAATCCGCCCACAGCAAACCCGCCGGCCAGCCAGATCAGGCTGCGCGGCGAATAGAAGTTGCGATAATCGTCCGCTATCCCGGCCCGCTGAATGGCGAACAGGTCCGCATACGTCAGGTCGTGGACAAACGGATCCACGGACAGCGTCTCGATCGGCGGCAACGGCATGAGCCCGTCCGAAAGACCGCCTTCGATCGCCGGCAGTCGCTGGATCGCTTCCTCGTCCTGCCAGTCGCTCACCCACAGCATGTTGCTCGCCCGGCTCGCACTGGAGGTGTCTTGCGACACCGTCTGCAGCCAGGCCGGCGTCTCTCGCAAAGGCAAAAGGAAGTCGCGTTCTCTCCGCATCTGGCGCTGGATCAGCGTGTTCTTCGCCTGATGCGCGCCGTCGCGGGTCGGCGGGGGAGCTGCCCCGCTGGTACGGCGTTCGGCGTTCCTCTCCGAGGGATCCACCGCCGTCGTTTTCACCCGA is part of the Lignipirellula cremea genome and encodes:
- a CDS encoding urease accessory protein UreE encodes the protein MNLQTMIYAAPLLLSTSFVWAQLPSANPFAGDPPPLVEGLQAPANSPAAAGSSSVRPPLYSSPANTRPSLNPAAPFAYEPPRNVPGQQEFEAPGANPSFSRDYADDAHAGHDHAGHDHAGHDHAGHDHAGHDHGPSPGAKGFAGGDYGAAPEPFGYYGDPASGYGQQFASPGYGRQYAGGQGSCGQGVCGQGVCGQGVCGQGVCGRGNGGAAYAEAGYGGTSCPLGWRSERAGGGCPFDRAGGGCPGVGRSFSHGVHVEANYPPYPEYGANQETNYLDHAHGMRYQVGRYHSNYDDADDVRHDGYYHDGR
- a CDS encoding phosphatase PAP2 family protein, with translation MNFQTACSRACLLVFLPGLLLIGCASPSPTPLQAALEANRVKTTAVDPSERNAERRTSGAAPPPTRDGAHQAKNTLIQRQMRRERDFLLPLRETPAWLQTVSQDTSSASRASNMLWVSDWQDEEAIQRLPAIEGGLSDGLMPLPPIETLSVDPFVHDLTYADLFAIQRAGIADDYRNFYSPRSLIWLAGGFAVGGLMANTGFDEGFVRDVYLENIVLAPSDEVYEKIHEPKFLGDGYYTLPLFAAAALAEPLIDDLPLGSATAEWGQRSLRTILVGGPPMLALQYATGGSRPGESSAGSKWKPLSDNNGVSGHSFMGAIPFLSAAKMTDNLWLKGGLYVASTLPGLSRVNDDDHYFSQVFLGWWMAYLAASAVDQSHRALEERHYQWHVLPTPNGVNLTFEGTW